The genomic interval CTTGTACTAAGTCAGGATTTATCTTTACAAGTAAATCACCTTTTTGAACATCCTGACCTTCTCGTATAGGCAGTTCAATGATCTCACCAGATACTTCAGAAGAAAGCTTCACCTCAACCTCAGGTTGAATTTTACCTGTTGCAGCAACGGTTTCTACGATGGTAGACCGCTCAAGTTTTGCTGTTTCTACTTCTTTAAAATTACCAGATTTACCAAAAGCTCCAGATTTTTTACCTACGATTAACGCAAGGATTAGAATTACAGCAATACCTAATATTATAAATAATGTTTTTTTACTCATTTTGGTTAGAATTTAAGTTCGGTTACAGGAACTCCAAAATAGAGCTCCAATACCTTTATGCGGAAAATATAATCGTATTTTGATCGTGCTAGTTCTATTTGAGCATTATCATATCTTAATTTGCTCTGGCTAAAATCGAAAGCATTTGTAAGTCCTACATCATAGCGATCTTTCGCATATTGATACGCAAGTTCTTGGGACTCAAGAGCAGTTTTTGCAGCTTCATAACTCTCCTTTGCTGCTTTAGCATCTGTATACGCTTGATAAACAGCAACTCTTAGGTTTTGCTCTGCGAGTTCTTTTTGAAACTCTGAACGCATCACATTTACCTCGCTTCGTTTTACTTGATTGCGTGTACTCCATCCGTTAAAAATAGGTACGTTAAGAGAAAGTCCATATGAAATACCATCATTAAGATAAAGCTGTTCAAAAAACGGTAATGGTCCTATGGCGTTGCCTCCTATTATATTAGGATCTAAGCTATTTACAACCTCACCACCTTCTGTAACTCCAATAGGATTTCCTTGAACGAAAGGCTCATTTGGGTCTATAACCACATCAAAACCGCTGTCTCTATTAGACTCTCTTGTATTATAGTTGAAAAAACCATCTAATGTTGGAAAAAAACCTGTCTTACTTATTTCTAAATCTTTACGTGCAATCTCCTCATTTTGAGTGGCGATTTTGATATCATATCGGGTGTCCTTAGCAGTAGCAATGAGTACTTCTGCCTCTGTATTTAAAATTTCTTCGCCACGCACCTGATAATTTGCATCTGCGATATCAAAATTTGCAAAGTCTTTTAAATTTAATAGTTGTGCCAAATTTACCAAACCTATTTGTACAGCATTCTCGCTAGATACGATACGCTGTATTTCATTTGCGTTTGTTGCCTTTATCTCCAGTAAATCTCCTCGTGGTAAAACACCGCCTTCTACAAGTTCTTGAGTACGTTCAATTTGCTGTTGTGTCACCGCATTTTGAGACACTACTACTTTAGCACTCTCCTTTGCTAATAGCACTTGAAGGTAAGCGACTGCAACATTTAAAGCAATATCATCTTTAAGTTTTGAAATATTATAGTCTGCGGCAATTCTAGAAAGTTCTGCCCTATCAAGTACCTTATGGTTTCTAAAACCATTAATAATCCTAACGCCTGAGCTTATAGAAAAAGAAGAGTTACGGGTTTGCTGTGTTTCTAATACACCTGTCAACACATTTTGAGTAAGACCAGTTTGCCAACTATTGTTAGCAGAGCCATTAAGGTTAGGTAGAAAGTTACCCACAGCATCAGATTTATCTATAGCTGCACTTTCCAGATCTAATTCTGTCTGTTGTATACTTATATTGTTTGCAAGTGCATATTGTACGCATTCCTGTAGCGTCCATTTTTTCTGTTGCCCAAAAGCTACACTCGACACTGTAGCTATAAAACAAAGTAGAAGTAATTTTTTCATAATCTTGGTTGATGTCAATATGACTACCCAAAGTGTAGATTGTTACAAATTTTATTATAATTTTTTTCTTATTGAGGTTACGCTTTCGCGAAAGCGGACTCTAGTGTGATTAACTCGAAGAACATATTTAAAATTGATTAGGAGATTAAAAGACATTTGATTTGATTTGATTTTCAATTTTAAACCTACACTCCAAAAAAAATTATAAATAAGAACCTCAAGCCTATCAATTACGTATATTTTTGAGTAACCCATCAATATTCTGAATACTGAATCCATTTTCACATATATCAAAAAAAACTATTGCAGTTACTTTCATTATTGTGGGACTTGTACTTCTTCCAAGGTTAAGTGATTTGCTTTTCAATTTTGGGCATATGCTGAGTCACACAATTATTCATCATCAATCGAGTAATGATTCACATCACCATCACTCTCACAAAACCGTAGATCATTCACATAAAGTTCTTTCACTTTTAAAATTTACTCCAACTATTCAAAGTGTGATAGACGGTCAACCTGAGTCAATTATAAGTTTAAAGTTTGACAGGTTTGTCACAAATGAAATTGATCAGGATAAAATAGATATACTATTTGTTTTAAGGAAAAATAACTGGAGATATAGAGTCTCTGAATACCAATGGCTTATAAAAAAGTCAATTCCTCCCCCGCAAATTCCTCATTTTGCAATCATTCGTTCCTAAATTAAGGAACCCTTTATAATTGTTAGGCTTCTATCCTTATCAGCTCACGTCTTGAGATGATCAAAGAAGCCCTTGCATGGTTACAATTAATTAAATATTAAATTATGAAAATGATGATTGGAGCTTTATTGCTCCTTATCGCTGCGCCTTTATATGGCCAATCTGTAACAGGTTACGTCCTGGATGACAATAATAATCCTTTAGAAAATGTAATTATCTTCAATACAAATTCAGAAAAACATAGTCATACAAATGCAACTGGCTTTTTTAGCATCAACAATACAAATGCTGGAGATTCTTTGTATTTTTCTAACTTGGGGTATGAAACTCATATTTATGTATTGACTAATAGAGATGAAGAAAAGACATTCACAATAGTGCTTGAGCCTAAATCTTTCTCACTAGATCAAATTGTACTTGTTTCTGAAGTTAATCAATTGAGTAAGATCGTAGACATTGATGTGCAAAATAACCCTGTAAAATCATCTCAAGAAATACTGAGAAAAGTTCCTGGGTTAATCATAGGCCAACATGCCGGAGGTGGGAAAGCAGAACAAATTTTCTTGAGAGGCTTTGACATTGATCATGGTACTGATCTAGCGCTAAGTGTAGATGGATTGCCTGTTAACATGGTCTCCCATGCACATGGTCAAGGATATTCTGACTTACATTTTGTAATCCCAGAAACCATACAGAATATTGAATTTGGCAAAGGACCTTTTTACGCAGAACATGGTAATTTTACAACTGCTGGATACATAGATCTTAAGCTTAAAGATGTTGTAGAAGAGAATCTGATAACTTTAGAAGTAGGACAATTTAATAGCAAAAGATTAGCAGGCCTTTTTCCAGTTCTCAATAAAACAAATAGTTCTTTATATCTCGCATCAGAGATTACACTTACAGATGGTCCATTTGAATCACCGCAAAACTTTAACAGGCTTAATTTATTGAGTAAGTACGTGTATTCTATACCTGGAGAACAAGAACTTGATGTAACACTCTCGCATTTCCAGAGTAAATGGGATGCATCTGGTCAAATTCCAGAACGTGCTGTAGCATCAGGTCTTATAAGCCGTTTTGGTGCCATAGACGATACAGAAGGAGGTTTTACAAGTAGGAGTAACTTGAGTATAGATTATTCTAAAAACATTAATGATCATAACTCTTTTAAAACCGCTGCTTTTTTATCAAAATATGATTTTGAGTTATATTCCAATTTTACTTTCTTTTTAGAAGACCCAATCAATGGTGATCAAATTAGACAAAAAGAAGACAGAGTATTAATGGGTGTAAGTAGCGTTTTTGAAAGAAAAAATCTAACCTTAGGAAACTTTGATGTTGATTATAATACCGGAGTAGGATTGCGATATGACGATGTAAATGATGTTGAATTGTCCCGTACAAAAAATAGAAAAGAGACTTTAGAGTATCTATCTCTGGGGGATGTAGATGAGCTTAATGGCTTTGGATTCTTTAATATTGATTTTAATATGGGTGATTGGAAATTCAACCCATCGCTTAGAGTAGACTATTTTAAATTTGATTATATAAATGCACTAAGCACATTATATGATCATAGGAGTGAGAGTAAGGTCGCTGCAAGCCCTAAATTTAATATTATTTATTCTCCATCTAGTAAAGTTCAGTATTTCGTTAAATCAGGAATAGGATTTCATTCAAATGACACCCGCGTGGTAGTTGCAAATGAAGGTGAAGATATCTTACCTGCTGCGTATGGTCTGGATATAGGTACTATTTTAAAACCCGTAGACCGTTTAGTACTTAACGCAGCAGTTTGGAATTTACACTTAGATCAAGAATTTGTATATGTGGGAGATGCTGGTATAGTAGAGCCTAGCGGTAAGTCTAGAAGATTAGGAGTAGAGTTTGGTGCCAGATATCAATTTAATGATTGGTTGTATGCTTATTCAGATATTAACTATACACACGCCAGAAGTGTTGATGAACCTGATGGAGAAGATTTTATCCCACTTGCTCCAGACTTCACTGCAGTAGGAGGAATTAATATAGAAAATTTAGGTGCATTTTCTGGATCATTAGCTTATCGTTATATTGATGATAGACCTGCAAACGAAGACAATTCTATCGTTGCTGAAGGCTATTTTATCATAGATATGAATGTTAACTACAGAAGAGGAAATTGGACATATGGTATCGTTATTGAAAATCTATTTGACACCGAGTGGAATGAAACACAATTTGCCACAGAAAGTAGACTAGCTTCTGAGGCTCAAAGCGTAGAAGAAATTCATTTTACCCCTGGAGTTCCCTTCTTCCTTAGAGGAAAAATCTCCGTGAGCTTTTAATTTTATCTGACAAGTAATTATAAATGCGCTTTCGCGAAAGCATAAAAAGCCCCGTCACTATGTGTAACGGGGTTTCTAGTTTATTACTAAAAAAAACTATCCTTCAAACTCATTATCATCACCATCATTAGAACGACCTCCTCGTTGACGTTGTTTCTTTTGGTTAAAACGATAGGTGAACGACAAGTTCACGGAACGTACTCTCCACTGAAATTCACTATCACTTGTAAATCGAACAGTGTCTGTAAAAGATCTTCTCTTAGCCGAGTTAAATACATCTCTAACATTTAGTCCTATTGTACCGTTATCATTAAGTATGTCCTTGCTAAAAGCAATATTTAAAAATAATAACCCTTCTGTTTCTGTTTGTGCATTATTGCTAGGACCTCTATAGAAAGCTGTCGTTTGCCAATCAATTTTATAAGGTAAGCTCACTTTTGCACTTCCTCGTGCAAAATAACTAGTGTTTTTTGCACCATAATCAACCTCATTAAAAGCTCCTTCTGTTTTGAACTGAAAAAAGTTAAAGCTTCCATTTAATCTCAACCATTTTTTAGGATTATACAAAAGACCAGCCTCAAAACCAATACGCTCATTCGTACTCAAATTAATAGGTAGTCTTCTAATAATTGGAGTATTATTAGATGTTACCTCCCCTGTATCTTCTTGAATAAACTCAAAAGAATCTGTCTCATTTTGATAATAAACAGATGAGGTAAGTGTTAGTTTTTTCCAACGTTTTAAATACCCTACATCAAATGCATTTGCAAATGCAGGACGTAGCGATGGATTTCCTTGGAAAACGTTTGCCTCGCTTGACCTTGATGGGAAAGGATTAACAAAAAATCCTCTAGGTCTGTTAATCCTACGATTATATCCTACAGTTACATTTTCTCGTTCTCCTAATTCATATGTTAGATTTAACGTTGGGAATAACCCATCGTAGGTATTATCAAAATTGAGGTCAAAACCAAGATTATTTTGATCTACTACAGCATCTACTTCACCCTTTTGCTGCGTAC from Dokdonia sp. Hel_I_53 carries:
- a CDS encoding TolC family protein — translated: MKKLLLLCFIATVSSVAFGQQKKWTLQECVQYALANNISIQQTELDLESAAIDKSDAVGNFLPNLNGSANNSWQTGLTQNVLTGVLETQQTRNSSFSISSGVRIINGFRNHKVLDRAELSRIAADYNISKLKDDIALNVAVAYLQVLLAKESAKVVVSQNAVTQQQIERTQELVEGGVLPRGDLLEIKATNANEIQRIVSSENAVQIGLVNLAQLLNLKDFANFDIADANYQVRGEEILNTEAEVLIATAKDTRYDIKIATQNEEIARKDLEISKTGFFPTLDGFFNYNTRESNRDSGFDVVIDPNEPFVQGNPIGVTEGGEVVNSLDPNIIGGNAIGPLPFFEQLYLNDGISYGLSLNVPIFNGWSTRNQVKRSEVNVMRSEFQKELAEQNLRVAVYQAYTDAKAAKESYEAAKTALESQELAYQYAKDRYDVGLTNAFDFSQSKLRYDNAQIELARSKYDYIFRIKVLELYFGVPVTELKF
- a CDS encoding TonB-dependent receptor — translated: MKMMIGALLLLIAAPLYGQSVTGYVLDDNNNPLENVIIFNTNSEKHSHTNATGFFSINNTNAGDSLYFSNLGYETHIYVLTNRDEEKTFTIVLEPKSFSLDQIVLVSEVNQLSKIVDIDVQNNPVKSSQEILRKVPGLIIGQHAGGGKAEQIFLRGFDIDHGTDLALSVDGLPVNMVSHAHGQGYSDLHFVIPETIQNIEFGKGPFYAEHGNFTTAGYIDLKLKDVVEENLITLEVGQFNSKRLAGLFPVLNKTNSSLYLASEITLTDGPFESPQNFNRLNLLSKYVYSIPGEQELDVTLSHFQSKWDASGQIPERAVASGLISRFGAIDDTEGGFTSRSNLSIDYSKNINDHNSFKTAAFLSKYDFELYSNFTFFLEDPINGDQIRQKEDRVLMGVSSVFERKNLTLGNFDVDYNTGVGLRYDDVNDVELSRTKNRKETLEYLSLGDVDELNGFGFFNIDFNMGDWKFNPSLRVDYFKFDYINALSTLYDHRSESKVAASPKFNIIYSPSSKVQYFVKSGIGFHSNDTRVVVANEGEDILPAAYGLDIGTILKPVDRLVLNAAVWNLHLDQEFVYVGDAGIVEPSGKSRRLGVEFGARYQFNDWLYAYSDINYTHARSVDEPDGEDFIPLAPDFTAVGGINIENLGAFSGSLAYRYIDDRPANEDNSIVAEGYFIIDMNVNYRRGNWTYGIVIENLFDTEWNETQFATESRLASEAQSVEEIHFTPGVPFFLRGKISVSF